A genome region from Desulfurobacterium atlanticum includes the following:
- a CDS encoding TM1812 family CRISPR-associated protein, whose product MQGFICATLGNVKGWREVNFSYEGKNSKPSKLSTLVVSREENVKPLIFIPHSLLESGILNDIKELSNNSEIEFDFVISPSFGKYDYEYNIRFYQLVFFYFHNFTKKFLSEETENLKFFADVSVGMNQLTFAMLEAFKFFRIFVEFLNLGKRKKPKFYIVYSEPVIGSNSDKVRFNIYKETFKPKAFLSLPIKWKEIRDVESNIDKLPVSSEMKNELKKITKSALYILTSTIKNFPLVIYHLGYYPEKKIKKIMKNLISELSPIMGSSESPPKFEKNEKNKIINYLFTKEGINYRLISNTFLLFSFYGGISALLEKNGIPENGKQGEVIDDLYEKFSSIYREIFGKDSPNEILLAKDIDRLKKLTSNHKSSNSSISFNFGKDNPIIEKMWKNAQEYENEKFKTSKNPSHRNFIAHSGLLTNLLEYNPITRSIRYKNDTQTIKIIEDFIQKS is encoded by the coding sequence ATGCAAGGTTTTATATGTGCGACTCTTGGTAATGTAAAAGGGTGGAGAGAAGTTAACTTTTCTTACGAAGGGAAAAACTCAAAACCTTCCAAACTTTCCACTTTGGTTGTTAGCAGAGAAGAAAACGTTAAACCTTTAATCTTTATCCCTCACAGTCTTTTAGAATCAGGTATTTTAAATGATATTAAAGAACTTTCCAATAATTCCGAAATAGAATTTGACTTCGTAATTTCTCCAAGTTTTGGAAAATATGATTATGAATATAATATAAGGTTTTACCAGCTTGTATTCTTCTACTTTCACAACTTCACGAAAAAATTTCTTTCAGAAGAAACAGAAAATCTAAAATTCTTTGCAGATGTTTCTGTCGGAATGAATCAATTAACATTTGCTATGCTGGAAGCATTTAAATTCTTCAGAATATTTGTTGAATTTTTAAATTTAGGAAAGAGGAAAAAACCTAAATTTTACATAGTATATTCGGAACCAGTAATTGGCAGTAACTCTGATAAAGTAAGATTTAATATTTATAAAGAAACTTTTAAACCTAAAGCGTTCCTATCACTACCTATAAAATGGAAAGAAATAAGAGATGTGGAGAGCAACATAGATAAACTACCTGTAAGCAGTGAAATGAAAAATGAACTAAAAAAAATCACAAAAAGTGCCTTATACATTCTTACTTCAACAATTAAAAATTTTCCTTTGGTTATATATCACTTGGGATATTATCCTGAAAAAAAAATTAAAAAAATAATGAAAAATCTCATCTCAGAACTTTCTCCTATAATGGGAAGTAGTGAAAGCCCTCCAAAATTCGAAAAAAATGAAAAAAACAAGATAATAAACTATCTATTTACAAAAGAAGGAATCAACTACAGATTAATATCTAACACTTTTCTACTTTTTTCATTCTATGGAGGAATTTCTGCCCTACTTGAAAAAAATGGAATTCCTGAAAATGGCAAACAAGGAGAAGTTATAGACGATCTTTATGAGAAATTTTCCTCTATTTATAGGGAAATATTTGGAAAAGACTCTCCAAACGAAATCTTGCTAGCTAAAGATATAGATAGACTAAAGAAATTAACCTCTAATCATAAATCATCAAATTCCAGTATCAGTTTTAATTTCGGAAAAGACAATCCTATAATAGAAAAAATGTGGAAAAATGCACAAGAGTATGAAAACGAGAAATTTAAAACAAGCAAAAACCCCAGCCATAGGAATTTTATAGCTCACTCAGGACTTTTAACTAATCTATTGGAGTATAACCCTATTACAAGAAGCATAAGATACAAAAATGATACGCAGACTATAAAAATTATAGAAGATTTCATTCAGAAATCTTAG